In the Euphorbia lathyris chromosome 5, ddEupLath1.1, whole genome shotgun sequence genome, one interval contains:
- the LOC136230240 gene encoding flavonol sulfotransferase-like: MTDLSDGAPISTGEGDDEEINFSNLPQEPAWKVSVNLYKYQQFWCYDFALKGIIQFQQKFIPQPTDIFLATAPKSGTTWLKALAFAIHTRTQYINGDSDQDSPLLSKFPHEIVPVIEYIYLFGGKRNPQIPLLSTHVPFDSLPKSILNSDCKIIYLCRDPKDVLVSKYIFTSKHSDAEVIPFEEAYEKFCNGVTNCGPFWDQVMGYWKASLEFPERVLFLKYEELKKDTCFYVKKMADFMGCGFSEEEEKHGVVDKIVELCSFEKLSNLDVNKSSTERSDFRIANEAYFRKGKVGDWKNYLTTEMAERIDGITRRKFNGSGLYF, translated from the coding sequence ATGACAGATCTCAGCGACGGCGCTCCTATTTCCACCGGAGAAGGAGACGATGAAGAAATCAACTTCTCAAACCTTCCCCAAGAACCAGCCTGGAAAGTTTCAGTAAATCTATACAAATACCAACAATTTTGGTGCTACGATTTTGCCCTAAAAGGCATAATTCAGTTTCAGCAAAAATTCATACCTCAACCGACTGATATTTTCCTCGCCACCGCTCCAAAATCCGGCACAACTTGGCTCAAGGCCTTAGCTTTCGCGATTCACACAAGAACACAGTATATCAATGGCGATTCTGATCAAGATTCCCCTTTACTCTCTAAATTTCCACATGAAATCGTGCCTGTTATAGAATACATTTATCTTTTCGGCGGAAAAAGAAACCCCCAAATTCCATTACTTTCCACTCATGTTCCTTTCGATTCCTTACCGAAATCAATTCTGAATTCCGATTGCAAAATCATTTATTTGTGCAGGGATCCAAAGGATGTTCTTGTCTCTAAATATATTTTCACATCTAAGCATAGCGATGCTGAGGTGATACCTTTCGAGGAGGCGTATGAGAAATTCTGCAATGGAGTTACCAATTGTGGACCGTTTTGGGATCAAGTTATGGGGTATTGGAAGGCAAGTTTGGAGTTTCCTGAGAGAGTGTTGTTTTTGAAATATGAAGAACTGAAGAAAGATACTTGCTTTTATGTGAAAAAGATGGCTGATTTTATGGGATGTGGCTTCTCTGAAGAGGAAGAGAAACATGGTGTTGTGGATAAAATTGTGGAATTATGTAGTTTTGAGAAATTGAGTAATTTAGATGTGAATAAGAGTTCGACGGAAAGAAGTGATTTTAGGATTGCAAATGAAGCGTATTTCAGGAAAGGTAAAGTTGGAGACTGGAAAAACTATTTAACGACGGAAATGGCTGAAAGGATTGACGGAATTACTCGCCGGAAGTTCAACGGCTCCGGGTTATATTTCTAA